Below is a window of Myxococcaceae bacterium JPH2 DNA.
GACCTGCAGCTCGACTTCCCCCAGCTCCTGCGCGGCGTGCAAGAGGTCTACAACCTCACCGACAAGGACACCATCTTCTGACGCCACTCGGCGGCATCACGCCGCCGCCGAGCACCGCCCACCCGACGTCGCGAGACGCGGGCGCGGCGAAGCAGGAGGTACGGCCAGGCGCTTCGAGCCATCCGCCTGTGCCGCCCCCCATGCCTGGGGACGCCTTGGGGCCCTTGCTCCGAGGGACCTCGCACGTCGCCGGGCGGCCCCGGACCCGCTGGGGAATGCGGAGTCCGGTGAGCACGCCCCGTCCCTGGGCATGCGAGCAGCCACCACGACGAGAGCAGCGCACGCGTCGGCCAGACATGGCACCATGCGCGCCGTCCGCCGGTCCGTCATGCCCTTCACCCCACAGTTCTGGAAGTCAGGCCACGCAAGGCTCGTGGGAGCCGTGTGCCTCGCGCTCGGGCTGGCGTGTTCTCGGGAGCGGCCTCGGCCCCTCGTGCATGACGCCTACGTGTGGCAGCGCGAGTGGTCGCCCGAGCTGAGCGAGGCTGTGCGTGAGGCGCCCGCGCAGGTGGGCGTGCTGCGGGTGCTGGCCCGCGAGTTCTCCGGGCCGGAGCGCGTGCGCGTGGACGTGCCCGTGGACGTGGAGGCGCTGGCGCGCGGAGGTCGCGAGGTGGTGGCGGTGATGCGCGTGGATGGCACGGCGCCCCTGGAGGGGCTCTCGCTGCAAGAGGTCGCGGCGCGGGCTCGGGAATGGCGGGCGCGCGGCGTTCGGGTGCGTGGCGTCGAGGTGGACCACGACTGCGCCACGGCCTCGCTCGGGGCCTATGCCGACTGGCTCGAACGCGAGCGCGCCTCACTGGACGGACTGCGGCTGTCCATCACCGCGCTGCCCACCTGGGCCTCCTCGCCGCGCGTGGCGCGACTGGTCTCTCTGCCGGATGAGGTCGTCCTCCAGGTGCACGCCGTGCGCGCGCCCACGCTCTTCACGCCGGAGCAGGCGCGAGCCTTCGCGGAGTCCTGGGCCAAGGCCACCCACCATCCCTTCCGTCTGGCATTGCCGACGTACCGCGCGAGGCTGCGCGATGGCACCCGGCTGGGCGTGGAGCCTCGGGACGTCGGCCGCTTCCTGGCCTCGCTGCGCGAGGATCCGGTGGAGGGCGTGGAAGGCATCGTGTGGTTCCGGCTCGGCTCGCGGGGCGACCTGGATGCGTGGAGTCCGGCCACGCTGGCGGCGGTCCTGACCGGCGGCTCGCTGGACGCGCGGCTCTCTCCTCAGCTGGTGGACGCGGGCCATGGGACGCGCGACATCGTCCTGGAGAACACCGGTCTCGTGGACGCGGACGCGCCGTCCCGGCTCTCTCTTTCTGGAAACATCGAGGTCCTCGAAGGCGTGGCGGGATACGCCTCGCAAGGGACCTCGCTCGTGGCGCGCACGCCTCCTCGCCTGCGCGTCGGTGAGCGTCGCATCGTGGGCTTCGTGCGAGGAACCGAGGTGTCCCTTGTCGCTCCGTAGTGTGTGGCTGTCCTCTCTCGTCGCCGTGACGCTGCTCGCGCCTTGGCGCGCCGCGCGCGCGTGCGGGCCCGACTTCCCGCCCTTCCTGCTCAACGACCGCGCGAGGACGCTGGCCGAGCTTCCCGAGGGCTCCTTCGCCCTCGAAGCGTCACGGCTGGTGCCTCGCCCCGAGAAGCCCTTCCCCGTCATCGAGGACTGGGAGGAGCCCAAGGGGGCGCGGGTGGGCGGCGGGGCCCAGGAGACGCAGCTCTACCAGGCCGGCGCGGAGGCCTATCAGCAGGGATACATCCTGAAGGCGCGCGAAACCTTCCAGGCCGTCCTCGCACTGCCGGCCGAGCAGCGTCGCCGCTTCTCCACCTTCGCGCGCTACATGCTGGGCCGCACGTCCGGCGCGGGCTTCCAACAGGAGGCCGTGCCGAACTTCCGCGAGGTGCGCGAGCTGGCGCGCCAGGGGTTCGAGGATCCGCTCGGCCTCGCGCTGGCCAGCTTCGGCGAGGAAGCGCGCTTCCTCCTGGAAGCGGGTGATGACGCGGGCGCGATCCGCCTCTACGCGGAGCAGGCGGCGCATGGCAGTCAACACGCGCAGACGTCGCTGCTCCTGGTCGCGCGAGCGCTCACAAGGGATCAGGCCCGGCTGAAGAAGGCGCTGAAGGACCCGGTGGCGCAGCGACTGATGACGGCCTATGTGTGGACTCGCGCCCGCGAGTGGGACGGCTCGGACGACCATCGCATCGAGCGCGTGGCGAAGACCCTCGACGCGCTGGCGGAGGTGCCTGGGCTGGCGGGCGCGGACCAGCTCGCGGCGGCCGCATGGCGAGCGGGCCGCTTCGAGCAGGCCGAGCGCTTCGCCGGACTGGAGCACACGCCGCTCTCGACCTGGGTGCGCGCCAAGCTCGCGCTGCGGCGAGGCGACGCGGCGGAGGCGGAGCGACTGCTCGCGGAGGCCTCGGCGGGCATCCCCGCGTCGGAGGACTGGACGGGCGAGGGCCCCATCGCCGACTTCCGCCCGCACCTGCGGCTGGAGGGAGAGCGCGCGGTGCTCGCACTCGCGCGCGGTGACTTCGCGCGCTCGGCGGAGACGCTGGTGGAGACCTGCTACTGGCCGGACGCGGCGGAGGTGGCCGAGCGCGTCCTCACCGTGGAGGAGCTGAAGAAGCTGGTGGCGACCCACGCCGCGTCCACCCAGGTCCGCACGGTCGCCGAGCAGGCCGGGCTGAACTGCGCGCCCTTCGCGCCCTACGGTGCGAAGGAGAAGAGCACGGCGGAGATGCTGCGGAGCGTGCTCGCGCGGCGCCTGCTGCGCACGCACGCGGACCAGGAGGCGATGGAGTACTTCCGAGGCACCGAATGGGAGCAGCCGGCGCGTGAGTACACGGACCTCCTCGCGCGGGCGCGGAGCACGTCCAACGCCGTCGACAAGGCGCAAGCGCTGTACACGGCATCGCGGCTCGCGCGGCGCCTGGGCATGGAGCTGCTGGGGACCGAGGCGTCTCCCGACTGGGCCTGGACCGCGGGTGACTACTCCCTGGACACGAACGAGGAGTTCAGCACCCCGGATGACTCCATGCGCGAGGTGCTCTCCCCCGTGCTGAAAGGAACGCCGCTGCTCTCGGACGCGGAGAGCGCTCGGCGCAAGGCCCATGCGCCGCCTTCGCCCCTGCGCTTCCACTACCGCTCGACGGCGGCGGACCTCGCCGAGGAGGCCGCGGCGCTCATGCCACCGCGCAGCCAGGCCTACGCGATGCTGCTGTGCCACGCGGCGCGCTTCACGGCCTCCACCGACTCCGCCCGAGGCCAACGGCTGTGGCGCACCTATCTCCAGAAGGGCGCGGCCATCCCGGGGACCTGGCAGTTCGGACAAGCGTGCCTGGAGCCGGACTTCAACAAGGTCCGGGAGACCCAGTCCAAGCTCTCCCTGCCGTGGAAGAACGTGCGGCGCCGCACGCTGGCCGCGGCCCTGGGGGGCGGCATGCTGCCGCTCGCGATGGGCGCCGCGCTGTGGCTGCGCCGCCGACGTCAGGCGCCGTGAACTAGAGGACATTCGCGGTCCTCCGAGTGGGCGCGCAGGGTGCTCCCCCCTTGCGCCCCACGGCACATCTCCCTATCCGAGCGCCATGAACAGACGATGTGATGTGCGGCTCGTGGTGTTGGTTGTCTCCTTGCTGGCGGTTCCCACCGCCCTCGCCACGGGAGGCAAGGGCATGACCTGGACGAAGATCGACCATACCGCTGGCGTGGATCTCGTGGGGTGCTCGAACTGCAATGCCTATCAGGGTGAGACCGCGTGCACCGCCGTCCTGCCCGTGCTCTGTCTCAAGCAGGATGGCGCGCCCGTGCCGCCCGGCATCACGCCGGACTTCTACAACGGCTGGACCGGCGCGAATCTCGCCACCACCCTGCCCGTGTCGGGCACCTCGCTGACGAGCCTCGCCGTCGCCAACCAGTTCTGCGCGAGCGCGTTTGGTACCGGATGGCGCATGGCCGAGTTCCACGACGGCGGGGGCGGATGGAACTGGTACGCCTACGGCAACGTGCGCGGAGATCTCCGGTTCTGGACGTACATCAACGGCCAGAACGCGAACTGCTGGAACCCGTAGCCGCGCCCAGTCCCTCCGTGGCGGCGAGGAAGTCGCGCACGTGGGTGAGCACCAGTCGGATCTTCGGAATCTCGGCCAGGGCCTCGGGCACGCTGATGCGCACCGCGTGAACGCGGCCGACCTCCTCGGGCAACACCGCCACCAGGGAGTCTGGCGGAACGCCGGGGTCGGGGAGGTCCACGCTGGGCACCAGCCCGATGCCCTGCCCCGCCAGGCAGCAGGTGCGGATGAAGTGGATGTCCGGCGTGATGAGCGCCGGCTCGACCGTGAACAGCGCACCGCCCACGCGCGGCCACTGACGCGCATCCGCGTGCGGCGCCTCCCAGGCGAACAGCTCGTGCTCTCGCAGCGCCTCCACCGAGTCCGGGGTCCCTCGACGCTGGAGGTACTCCGGGCTGGCGACGAGCCCCTCGCGCACTCGCATCACCACGAAGGACAGCCACGGTCCCTTGGGCACGTCCTCGCCAAAGTGCGCCGCGAGGTCCACGTCCTCGAGCGGCTCGCTCAGCGGATCCGCGCTGAAGCGGGCATGCACGCGCAGCAGCGGATAGGCCGCGCGCAGCAGGCCCAGCAAGGGGCTCAGCAGATGCGGCGGGAGCCCCACGGGCAGCACCACTCGCAGCACGCCTGACGGGGCCTGCCCCACCTCGCGGATGGAGGCCAGGAGGGCGCTCGTCTCCTGCATCATCACGCGCCCGCGCCGCGCCAGCACGCCGCCCGCATCGGTCAGGACGATGCCCTGGCTGGTGCTCTTGAGCAGGGGCACGCCTGCGCGCGCCTCCAGCGCCTCCACCCGCCGACGCAACGTCGTCCGCGACACGCCCAGGGCATCCGCGGCAGCCAGAAACGAGCCCGTCTCCGCCACATCGAGAAAGGCGCGCAGCTCTTCCAGGTCCATGCTCGCTCCTCGTGGCCGCGAGTCTAATCGCATCCACGCGGGCCCTGGAGCGGCGCGGCGACTTCCCATCCCGCAACAGAGCGGACAAGAATCACGCCGCTCCACGTTTCATCGGGAAGGAGGCGCCACGGCACCGGGCCGGGGCACCTCTTCTCCCCGCACATCCCGTTCCCGCCCTCCCCTGATGATCCATCCCCGCTCCGCCGCCACGCTGGTCGTCGTCGCCCTCCTCCTGCTGGGAACCTCCGCCACCGCGGCCCAGCGCCCGCTGCGCGTGCGAGGCGTCACACGGGTGATGGAAGCCTGGAAGGACTCTCAGCACCTCTACGTGAAGGGCGACGTGGGCGCCTCCGACGAGCAGCTCCGCGAGCTGGAGGTCTGGCTGACCCAGAAGGCCCCCCACTGGACGGTGGTGCTCGCCAACGACGCGGAGCAGGAGCGCTTCACGGACGCCGCGGGCACTCGCTACGAGGGCGTCGAGGCCGCGAAGCAGGCGCTCGGAAAAGGGCTCTCGAATCGCACGAACTTCGGCGCCTTGCGACATCCGGACACGGACGAGCAGGACGGCGCCATCTTCCTGCTCTCCCTGCGCGAGCGGAACCTGTCGTATTTCGGCTCGGACGCGATGGACAAGCGCGGGCTCGGCGAGTCGCACTGGCAAGGCGAGCTGGATGCCTCGGCCATCGCCGCCATGCGCAGCGGAGGCCGGGTCCTCGACGCGGTGCGAGACACCATCACCACCATCCAGGGACGCTTGGCGCAACAGCTCCAGAAGGAGCGCGAGGCGCGGCAGGCGGAGCTGAACGCCGTGCGCGGCTCGCTCCAGGAGCTGGGTTCGGAGCTGGACACGCTCACGGCCCGGCACCGCACCTTGTTCGAGGGGCACCCGCCCGAGGGCGTTCGTCAGGCGAATCCGGACCTCGAGGGCATGCGAACCCGGCTCGCCGAGGCCCTCGGCCATCTCGAACCCGAGGCCCGCGCGCGCCCCGAGGTCGCGAAGACCCTCCAGGCCGAGCTGCGCGTGGCCCTCACCCGGTCGAGCCAGGAGCTGGCGGAGTGCATGGAGGCCCTCACCCAGCAGCACCAACGCGAGGCGGAGCTGAACACGCTGCTGGCCCATCCCCTCAAGCCCATGCTCCTCCCGGAGCTGGAGACCGCACGCGTGGAGGTCGAGGCCGCGCGCGTCGCGGTGACGGCGATGGCGCCCGACTACGCCAAGCGCCTCGAGAGCGCCGCCGCCCGGATTCGCGAAGCGCGCACCCGGCTCGACACCCTCGTCGCGAGTCAGCAGCGACTCCAGGAGCTGCCGGAGCTGGTGGAGACGCTCTCCCGACACACGCTCGCCTCGGTGGCCCAGGCACCGCTCGCCACCACGCGCGAGGCGCAGCAACAGGCCCACGCGGCCTTCGAGCAGCAGGACCGGGCCCGCTTCCTCCAGGAGCTCACTCGGGCCGACGCGGCGCTGGAGTCCGCGCGAGTGGCCATCCAGAACGCGGAGGGCGCGCGAGCGCTGCGGGTGCTGGGCATGCTCATCGCCACGGTCACCGCGATGGTGCTGCTCATCCGCGCGCGTCGCCGCCGCAACCGCCACGCCAAGGAGGCACTCGCGCTGCTGTCCCAGTGGCGCACCGCCCTGGATGAGAAGACCCAGGCGCTGTTCGGCATGCTGGAGCGCACGCACCTGGTCGCCGGCGCCAGTCAGGAGGACATCCGCGCGCGCTATGAGGGCATCACGCAGACACGCGCCTTGAAGCTCTCCTCCGACGTGGACGAGCTGTTCCTGTTGTCCGTGGCCGCCACCCGCGTGCTCTCGGCCGCGGAAGAACAGCTGGAGGCGCGAGGAGCCTGGAGCGCCCTCGCGGCCCACCTCACGACCGGGCGCTACATGCGCGCCGTGAGCCTGCTGCGGGATCAACCCATCGCCTTCGAGCCAGACGACGGCGTCGAGCTGGTGCTGCGCGGGGGGCGCACGCAGGCGCAGAAGCTCATCGGCAGCCTCTCCAGCTATCAGCCCTTCTCGCTCTCCTTCGCGGCGCTCGTCGAGGCATTCAATGGGCGAGCGGGGAGCGCGGCGGCCGCACTGGAGGCCCTGGAGAAGTCGACCGAGCGCACCCAGGAGAGCGTGTCCGCGATGGAGCGCGTCCTCGCGGAGCTGAGCGCCCTGGCCGCGAAGGGGTCCGTGCTCCACGCGCCCTCGCTTCAATCGCGCGTCACTCCCGCCCTGGAGACGCTCCTGGCGCAAGCGCGCCCCCTGCTCGCGAAGGATCCGCTCGCCGCGCTGGAAGGACCGCTCACCGCGGCTCGCCGACTGCGCGACGACGCGGAGGCCCTCCACGCCGCGCTCGAACGAGGACAGCGCGAGCTGCTCCCCGCCACCGAACAGGCGGCCACCGCGCTCGTGGGCCTGGCCTTGTCTCGCGCGTGGCTCGATACCGGCCTCGCCGCGCTCGCCCGACAGGCCGAGGACATCGCCTCGGCCCTGGTGAAGCGCGAAGCAGGCGCGGACATCCAAGCGCTGACCGTGGCGATGGAGCGGCTGCGCGACCGGAGCGCCCAGGCCGAGACGCTCGCGGGCGAGGCCGTCCGTGTGAAGGCGGAGTTGAGTCGCTCGGCGAAAGACGCCGACACGGCGCGAACGGAGCTGGGCCACGCGCTGGGGCTGCCGGCCTCGGCGATGCTGCGCGAGAAAGATGAGAACCCCTCCGCCCCACTCTCCGCGGGCGTGGCCGCGCTCGCCAAAGCCCTCGTGGGATTGGGGAGCGGCGAACTCGGCCCCGTGCGCGAGCAACTCGCCACGGCCCAAGCCCGCGTGACCGACGCGGATGCGATGGTCGTGAAGGCTCGCGAGGCCGCGGCGCGCTACCCGTCCCGCCTCCGCGCGGCCCAAGCCCTGCTCGGGGACATGAAGGCCCAGCGCGCCGAGCATGAGGTTCGGCTGGGGAGCGCCCTCCCGCGCTATCAGCCCGCCGCCCTGAAACTGCGCGCGGGCGATCCCACCCATCCGCACGCGAACGGCACCGTGCACGACAACCTCCAGGAGGCCACGGCCTGCTGGGGGCAAGCGCAAGAGGCGCTCGAAGCGGCGCCCTTGGCCCACGCGCAGGGACACCTGCTCGAAGCCGATGCGCTCCTCGGTCAGGTCGAGGGCTGCTGCGCGCTCGTGCAGCACCGCCTGACGGAGCTGGCCGAGAAGCTCCAGCAGCTCGAGGCCCTGGAGGCGCGCAACACGGAGCAGCTCGCTGTCACGGAGCAGATGGCCCAGCAGTGTCTGGCCCTCACCACCGACCGCCGCACCTCCTCGTCCACGATCGCCAACATCACCCGCGCCCAGCAGGACCTCACGCGGACGCGAGACGCGGTCCACGCGCAGCCCGCCGAGCCCTTCGCCGCCGCCGAGCAGCTCACCGCCGTGGGCCAGGCCCTGCTGCAACTCCATCAGCGAGCCAAGGCCAATCATGAGGAGCACGCCACCGCCGAGGTGAGCCTGAAACTGACGCGCAAGGCGGTCGAGAACGCCGAGGGGCTCGCGCGCAAGGCCACCAAGGATGGCATCGCGGACAGCGCGGAGACGACGGGTGCCCGAGCCACCCTGGAAGCCCTGACGACCGCGCTCGCACGTGCGGACGCCACCTTGCTCGAAGCCCACGGCGACTGGGCGGCCCTGGACACCGAGGGAGATCGCATCGCGAACGCGGCCGCGAAAACGGCGGCCGTGCTGACGCGCGAGCTGCAGGCGGCGAAGCAAGCCATGGAGGTCGTGAACCAGGCCACGCAAGAGGTCCGCAAGGCCAGCCGCTGGCCGGGGGACTACGGGGTCGTCCTGAGGGGAGACGCGGGCACCCAGCTCCTCACGAGCGCCCGCACGGCGCTGAACGCGGGAGACTACGCGGTCGCCACCGCCTACGCCCGACAGGCCGAAACGCGGGCCCTGGAGGCCCTTGCCGAGGCCGAGCGCGTGGTGGAGCGACACCGTCGCGCGGAGGCCGCACGCCGCGCGGAGGAGCGACGCCATCGACACGAGGAGGAAGCCCGTCGCCAGCGCGAGGAGCGACACCGTCGCCAACACGCCTCCGCGCACACCACCCACTTCTCCTGGAGCAGCAGCAGTAGCAGCAGCGACTCGTCGTCCTCATCGAGCAGCAGCGACGACTCGGGCTTCTCCAGCTCCTCGTGGAGCAGCGACAGCGGCGGCAGCAGCGGAGGTGGCAGCGACGACGGTTCCTCGTCGTCGGGGGGTGGCTCCGGCTTCTCCAGCTCCACGTGGTGAGGGGCTCTCGCGGAGCCCCGGCCGCGTCACGTGACGAAGGTCTTCTTCACGTCGTCGTTCTTCGAGAAGTAGCGAATCCAGAGGGACACCACCGCCACGGAGAAGACAGAGCTGAACATCAGGCGGGCTGTTCCCATCTGGGCATAGCCGCTGGAATTCATCATGACGCCAATGACCGGCACGAGGACGTTCCGGAGGATGAAGGCGCAAGCAAAGAAATACGTCATGTGCCGAGGCACCCAACGACGACGTCTGAGAAAGGCCACCGTCAAGATGACGGCATAGACGGCCAGAGCGCCACGGCTGGCGAGGTTATATCCAGCAATGAAGAGCCACTCCTTGCTGGCCCAGATGTCTGCCCATTCCGCGCCCTGGGCCTCCCGGCAGGTCGACACGACTTCGGCGAAGAAGTAGACGACCTGCCCGGTCAACAGCAGCAGCGCGAGCCACATCCAGCCGCTGAGTCCTGGGCGCACTTGGGGCCGAGTCATCTGGACACACGCGTGGCACAGGCTGGACTCGACCGGATGACGGCACGCCACACAAAGAAAGACACCGCACCGCGCGCACGTCCCGATGCAGGCGCGCTCGGGATGGAGGGGGCAGAATTCGGGAAGCTGCGCGGGGGGTGGAGACGCCACCGCCTCACTCGTTTCGGGCATGCCGCTTCCTATCGGAAAACAGACGCTCCAAGCCCGACACCGGCGGCGCTGACATTG
It encodes the following:
- a CDS encoding DUF3142 domain-containing protein, producing the protein MPFTPQFWKSGHARLVGAVCLALGLACSRERPRPLVHDAYVWQREWSPELSEAVREAPAQVGVLRVLAREFSGPERVRVDVPVDVEALARGGREVVAVMRVDGTAPLEGLSLQEVAARAREWRARGVRVRGVEVDHDCATASLGAYADWLERERASLDGLRLSITALPTWASSPRVARLVSLPDEVVLQVHAVRAPTLFTPEQARAFAESWAKATHHPFRLALPTYRARLRDGTRLGVEPRDVGRFLASLREDPVEGVEGIVWFRLGSRGDLDAWSPATLAAVLTGGSLDARLSPQLVDAGHGTRDIVLENTGLVDADAPSRLSLSGNIEVLEGVAGYASQGTSLVARTPPRLRVGERRIVGFVRGTEVSLVAP
- a CDS encoding flagellar hook-length control protein, coding for MNRRCDVRLVVLVVSLLAVPTALATGGKGMTWTKIDHTAGVDLVGCSNCNAYQGETACTAVLPVLCLKQDGAPVPPGITPDFYNGWTGANLATTLPVSGTSLTSLAVANQFCASAFGTGWRMAEFHDGGGGWNWYAYGNVRGDLRFWTYINGQNANCWNP
- a CDS encoding LysR family transcriptional regulator, translating into MDLEELRAFLDVAETGSFLAAADALGVSRTTLRRRVEALEARAGVPLLKSTSQGIVLTDAGGVLARRGRVMMQETSALLASIREVGQAPSGVLRVVLPVGLPPHLLSPLLGLLRAAYPLLRVHARFSADPLSEPLEDVDLAAHFGEDVPKGPWLSFVVMRVREGLVASPEYLQRRGTPDSVEALREHELFAWEAPHADARQWPRVGGALFTVEPALITPDIHFIRTCCLAGQGIGLVPSVDLPDPGVPPDSLVAVLPEEVGRVHAVRISVPEALAEIPKIRLVLTHVRDFLAATEGLGAATGSSSSRSGR
- a CDS encoding DUF2569 family protein; amino-acid sequence: MTRPQVRPGLSGWMWLALLLLTGQVVYFFAEVVSTCREAQGAEWADIWASKEWLFIAGYNLASRGALAVYAVILTVAFLRRRRWVPRHMTYFFACAFILRNVLVPVIGVMMNSSGYAQMGTARLMFSSVFSVAVVSLWIRYFSKNDDVKKTFVT